Proteins from a single region of Desulfitibacter alkalitolerans DSM 16504:
- a CDS encoding tryptophan transporter: protein MRKELKENQGANSRVNNNNNEVINDEQIEIKGGRGVNNISMGAGGAVLTGQNTNTRQIAVVAVLIAIGAVLRIVSPSIAGITPNWVIAMYCLAIILVRPNIFGAIGIGFAAGAMAMVTSKSPVPYINLISEPIGAAAALMFLLILPRLSIKDYSLKPFIITVMATLASGTTFLGVNMLVLSLPAEVVRVAFMTVVIPVAVFNSVITQLLYYPAKRFLNM, encoded by the coding sequence ATGAGAAAAGAGCTAAAGGAAAATCAAGGTGCAAATAGTAGAGTAAATAATAATAATAATGAAGTAATTAATGATGAGCAAATTGAAATCAAGGGAGGCAGGGGAGTAAATAATATTAGTATGGGAGCTGGCGGCGCCGTTTTGACTGGTCAAAACACCAATACCAGACAGATTGCCGTGGTGGCAGTATTAATTGCCATAGGTGCTGTATTAAGAATTGTTTCCCCTTCCATTGCAGGAATAACTCCAAACTGGGTTATAGCCATGTACTGCTTGGCAATTATACTTGTCAGGCCAAATATATTTGGGGCAATAGGTATAGGGTTTGCAGCCGGTGCAATGGCTATGGTAACCTCCAAATCACCTGTTCCCTACATTAACCTGATCAGTGAACCTATAGGTGCAGCAGCTGCATTAATGTTTCTCTTGATTCTGCCCAGGTTGTCTATTAAAGACTACTCTCTAAAGCCGTTTATTATAACAGTCATGGCTACTTTAGCAAGCGGTACCACCTTTTTAGGTGTGAATATGCTTGTGCTCAGCCTGCCGGCGGAAGTGGTTAGGGTTGCATTTATGACGGTGGTAATACCTGTTGCGGTTTTCAACTCAGTTATTACCCAACTATTGTACTACCCTGCAAAGAGGTTCTTGAACATGTAA
- the rho gene encoding transcription termination factor Rho — MNIAELETKTMAELYAMAREIQLSGYSQLRKKELIFEILKAQVQKDGQLFAQGILDILPDGYGFLRPFSYLPSKDDIYVSTSQIRRFDMRTGDRVAGLVRPPKEGERYFALLRVESINSLDPELSPKRLHFDALTPVYPNERLTLESDLQDLSSRIIDLISPVGKGQRGLIVAPPKAGKTVLLKKIANSIHANYPNLELMVLLIDERPEEVTDIERSVHGDVIASTFDEPPESHVKAADMVLERAKRLVEHGKDVIILMDSLTRLARAHNLVVPPSGRTLSGGVDPSSLHKPKRFFGAARKIEEGGSLTILATALIETGSRMDEVIFEEFKGTGNMELILDRRLSDRRLFPSIDVKRSGTRREELLLSKEELELIWNFRKLTSNMGTVEVTEMLVEALKKTRTNADLIRALPQLFPK, encoded by the coding sequence GTGAATATAGCAGAATTAGAAACCAAGACCATGGCAGAGCTGTATGCCATGGCAAGAGAAATACAGCTTTCGGGATACTCTCAGCTGCGAAAAAAAGAGTTGATTTTTGAGATTCTTAAGGCTCAGGTTCAAAAGGATGGTCAGCTTTTTGCCCAGGGTATTCTGGATATTTTACCAGATGGATATGGATTTTTAAGGCCTTTTTCCTATCTGCCAAGCAAAGATGATATATATGTGTCAACCTCCCAAATACGCAGGTTTGACATGCGTACCGGTGACAGGGTTGCAGGACTTGTCAGACCACCCAAGGAGGGAGAAAGGTATTTTGCGCTCCTGCGAGTAGAATCTATAAATAGCTTGGATCCTGAATTATCCCCCAAAAGACTCCATTTTGATGCCTTAACTCCAGTTTATCCAAATGAGAGATTAACCCTGGAAAGTGACTTGCAGGATTTGTCATCCAGGATTATTGATTTAATCTCCCCAGTTGGCAAGGGACAAAGAGGGCTAATTGTTGCTCCCCCAAAAGCAGGTAAAACAGTACTCCTCAAAAAAATCGCCAATTCCATTCATGCCAATTATCCAAATCTAGAATTGATGGTTTTACTTATAGATGAAAGACCTGAAGAAGTAACAGATATAGAAAGATCTGTACATGGCGATGTCATTGCCTCCACCTTTGATGAACCCCCTGAAAGCCATGTAAAGGCTGCCGACATGGTTCTGGAAAGGGCCAAAAGGCTTGTGGAGCATGGCAAGGATGTTATTATTCTAATGGATAGTCTTACAAGACTTGCAAGGGCACATAATCTAGTGGTGCCTCCCAGCGGAAGAACCCTATCTGGCGGTGTGGACCCGTCGTCTTTACATAAACCAAAAAGATTCTTTGGTGCGGCTAGAAAGATAGAAGAAGGGGGAAGCTTGACTATTCTTGCTACTGCTCTCATTGAAACAGGCAGCAGGATGGATGAAGTAATTTTTGAAGAGTTTAAGGGAACAGGCAACATGGAATTGATCCTGGACAGGAGATTGTCTGACAGGCGATTATTCCCCAGTATTGATGTTAAACGCTCAGGAACAAGAAGAGAAGAACTCCTTCTATCCAAGGAGGAACTGGAGCTTATCTGGAACTTTAGAAAGCTTACTTCCAATATGGGTACCGTTGAGGTTACAGAAATGCTGGTGGAAGCCCTTAAAAAAACCAGGACTAATGCAGATCTAATAAGGGCCCTGCCCCAGCTGTTTCCAAAATAA
- a CDS encoding C-GCAxxG-C-C family protein, translated as METQVAKKAMAYFEEGFNCSESMLKAYLDVYEKDPSLGAAASGFGGGIGGKGITCGAVSGAVIAIGLHYNRQNSADKELYGRVRENARELVEQFADINASSYCKDLQPYDLTTMEGREKLHQDPEVMTKCKSYLASAAALLVKAIS; from the coding sequence ATGGAAACGCAAGTAGCAAAAAAGGCCATGGCTTATTTTGAAGAAGGTTTTAACTGCTCTGAATCAATGCTTAAGGCATATTTAGATGTATATGAAAAAGACCCCAGCCTTGGGGCAGCAGCTTCTGGCTTTGGCGGGGGAATTGGCGGCAAGGGAATTACCTGTGGAGCTGTTTCAGGTGCTGTAATAGCCATAGGACTGCATTATAATAGACAAAATAGTGCCGACAAGGAGCTTTATGGCAGGGTCAGGGAAAATGCGCGTGAGCTGGTAGAGCAGTTTGCAGATATTAATGCATCGTCTTATTGCAAGGACCTGCAGCCCTATGACCTTACAACAATGGAGGGAAGGGAAAAGCTTCACCAAGACCCTGAAGTAATGACCAAATGCAAGTCATACCTTGCTTCTGCAGCTGCACTTCTAGTAAAGGCTATCAGCTAA
- a CDS encoding ATP-binding protein yields MLAINKLTIFNELKGQSCFKKLGRLLQLVKGGPEIKKNQAYYSFVNALLEENAYITYSVGSPWQNYILEKILTSDNLFTRQGETQAEISPIIEMAVREDLRQLEILYHIDWADIEKQLFGNSLDHSIFNFQNTPVSEASTIFPEKYHEEKRMLKELMNKNQDWNNLLPDIIGFFKKWGTGEFAQYWVFKYNGDCLEGIDKPDPIRLQQLVGWNVQRSQIVDNTRQFVKGYTANNILLYGDRGTGKSSTVKGLVYDFGEMGLRLIDVSLKGLVKLPYLLRKLSEKPQRFIIFIDDLSFEEYETQYKELKAVLEGGVEVQPSNVLIYATSNRRHLVKEKFADKDMNFYFVDNDEVRMQDSLQEKLSLSDRFGMTIYFTSPAQREYLEIVRTLARERGIKMEEKMLDRMALQWELMQNSRSGRTAKQFIDHLAGRLAMEQREF; encoded by the coding sequence ATGCTGGCAATTAACAAACTAACCATTTTCAATGAATTAAAGGGGCAGAGCTGCTTTAAAAAGCTTGGCAGGCTGCTCCAACTGGTTAAAGGCGGCCCTGAAATAAAGAAAAACCAGGCTTATTACAGCTTTGTAAATGCTTTGCTGGAGGAAAATGCATATATAACATATTCTGTGGGTTCTCCCTGGCAGAATTACATACTTGAGAAAATTCTAACCTCAGACAATCTTTTTACTAGACAGGGGGAAACACAGGCTGAAATTTCCCCAATAATTGAGATGGCGGTACGAGAGGATTTAAGGCAATTGGAAATACTGTATCACATTGATTGGGCGGACATTGAAAAACAGCTTTTTGGGAACAGCCTGGATCATTCAATTTTTAACTTTCAAAATACTCCAGTGTCAGAAGCTTCCACTATTTTTCCTGAAAAATACCATGAAGAAAAACGAATGCTAAAGGAGCTTATGAACAAGAATCAGGACTGGAATAATTTGCTGCCGGACATTATCGGCTTTTTTAAGAAATGGGGTACAGGTGAATTCGCCCAGTATTGGGTTTTTAAATATAATGGAGATTGTCTTGAGGGTATTGATAAGCCTGACCCTATACGCCTGCAGCAGCTGGTTGGCTGGAATGTGCAAAGGAGCCAGATTGTTGATAACACCAGACAGTTTGTTAAGGGGTATACTGCCAATAACATACTTCTTTACGGCGATAGGGGAACAGGCAAATCCTCAACAGTTAAGGGTCTTGTCTATGACTTTGGAGAAATGGGTTTAAGATTGATAGACGTATCATTGAAGGGACTTGTGAAGCTTCCCTATCTCCTTAGAAAGCTCTCAGAAAAACCCCAGAGGTTTATAATATTTATAGATGACCTTTCCTTTGAGGAGTACGAAACCCAATACAAGGAATTAAAGGCAGTACTAGAGGGAGGGGTAGAGGTCCAGCCAAGTAATGTTCTAATATATGCCACTTCCAATAGAAGGCATCTTGTAAAGGAAAAATTTGCTGACAAGGACATGAATTTCTATTTTGTGGATAATGACGAGGTAAGAATGCAGGATTCTCTTCAAGAAAAGCTCTCCCTCTCAGACAGGTTTGGAATGACAATATATTTTACATCCCCGGCCCAGAGAGAGTATTTAGAAATAGTACGTACCCTGGCTAGAGAAAGGGGAATAAAGATGGAAGAGAAAATGTTAGATAGAATGGCACTACAATGGGAGCTTATGCAGAACAGCCGCTCAGGAAGAACAGCAAAGCAGTTTATTGACCACCTGGCTGGACGCCTGGCAATGGAGCAAAGGGAGTTCTAA
- the glpX gene encoding class II fructose-bisphosphatase → MERELALEFARVTEAAALASARWMGRGDKIAADDAAVRAMRAVFDTVNIDGTVVIGEGEMDEAPMLYIGEKVGTGKPPSVDVAVDPLEGTTIVAKGTTGAIAVIAVAPRGCFLHAPDMYMDKIAVGPLAKGKISLDASVEENLLAVSKALNKSIEEVTVVILDRPRHKKVIEDVRRAGARIRLITDGDVSPAVATAFEDSGVDMMMGIGGAPEGVLAAAALACLGGDMQARLIPEDEAEVQRIHAMGIADENKLLKLEDLVKGDDVIFAATGITDGSLLRGVRYNSRGASTHTLVMRSRTGTVRFVEAWHRFDKKPLIDKIQG, encoded by the coding sequence TTGGAAAGAGAATTGGCTTTGGAGTTTGCCCGCGTAACTGAGGCCGCGGCGTTAGCTTCTGCTCGATGGATGGGAAGAGGAGATAAAATAGCTGCTGATGATGCAGCTGTAAGGGCCATGAGAGCTGTTTTTGACACTGTCAACATTGATGGCACAGTGGTTATTGGTGAAGGAGAAATGGATGAAGCTCCAATGCTGTATATAGGAGAAAAAGTCGGGACAGGAAAGCCGCCTAGTGTTGATGTTGCAGTAGATCCATTAGAAGGGACTACTATTGTTGCAAAAGGTACTACCGGTGCAATTGCTGTCATTGCAGTAGCTCCCAGGGGTTGTTTTTTGCATGCACCTGACATGTACATGGATAAAATTGCTGTAGGTCCCCTGGCAAAGGGCAAAATCAGCCTGGATGCATCTGTAGAGGAAAATTTGCTTGCAGTTTCAAAAGCTCTAAATAAAAGTATTGAGGAGGTTACTGTTGTTATTCTGGATAGACCCAGGCACAAGAAAGTAATTGAGGATGTGCGCAGGGCTGGTGCTAGAATACGTCTTATAACTGACGGTGATGTATCACCTGCAGTAGCCACAGCCTTTGAAGATTCTGGCGTTGACATGATGATGGGCATTGGAGGTGCGCCTGAGGGTGTATTGGCAGCAGCAGCCCTTGCCTGCCTGGGCGGAGACATGCAGGCAAGGTTAATTCCCGAAGATGAAGCCGAAGTACAAAGAATTCATGCCATGGGCATAGCAGATGAAAATAAATTGTTAAAGCTGGAAGACCTGGTAAAAGGTGATGATGTTATTTTTGCAGCCACTGGCATTACAGATGGCAGTTTGTTAAGGGGTGTAAGGTATAATTCGAGGGGTGCATCTACCCATACCCTTGTAATGCGTTCACGAACCGGGACAGTCAGATTTGTAGAAGCATGGCATAGATTTGATAAAAAGCCTCTCATAGACAAAATACAGGGTTAG